One stretch of Lysobacter sp. TY2-98 DNA includes these proteins:
- a CDS encoding TerC family protein — translation MEMLLDPQTWITLVTLSTVEIVLGIDNLVFISIAVSRLPSVSRDRARRFGIAVACITRIGLLLTLAWLAGLTDPLFPLFGRGISVRDLVLIIGGLFLLVKGTGEIRDLIVGEGEEADVRTKPAASFGLVIAQIAVIDIVFSLDSVIAAVGMASQRIVMVSAILLAVAVMLLASKPFGRFIDENPSIKMLALAFIVLVGAYLIAEGFGIHIPKGYIYGAMAFSALVESLNLAARRRASARQLEP, via the coding sequence ATGGAGATGCTGCTCGACCCCCAGACCTGGATCACGCTGGTGACACTCAGCACCGTCGAGATCGTGCTGGGCATCGACAACCTGGTCTTCATCTCGATCGCGGTCAGCCGCCTGCCGTCCGTTTCGCGCGATCGCGCACGCCGTTTCGGCATCGCCGTCGCCTGCATCACCCGGATCGGCCTGCTGCTCACGCTGGCGTGGCTGGCCGGCCTGACCGATCCACTGTTCCCGCTGTTCGGTCGCGGCATCTCGGTGCGCGACCTGGTGTTGATCATCGGCGGCCTCTTCCTGCTGGTGAAGGGCACGGGGGAGATCCGCGACCTCATCGTCGGCGAAGGCGAGGAAGCGGACGTGCGCACCAAGCCGGCGGCGTCGTTCGGGCTGGTGATCGCGCAGATCGCCGTCATCGACATCGTGTTCTCGCTCGACTCGGTGATCGCCGCGGTCGGCATGGCCAGCCAGCGCATCGTCATGGTGTCGGCCATCCTGCTGGCGGTCGCGGTGATGCTGCTCGCGTCCAAGCCATTCGGGCGCTTCATCGACGAGAACCCGTCGATCAAGATGCTGGCGCTCGCCTTCATCGTACTGGTCGGCGCGTACCTCATCGCCGAAGGCTTCGGCATCCACATTCCGAAGGGCTACATCTATGGCGCGATGGCGTTCTCGGCCCTGGTCGAGAGCCTCAACCTCGCCGCACGTCGGCGCGCCAGCGCGCGCCAGCTCGAGCCCTAG
- a CDS encoding TPM domain-containing protein, translating into MRARALLAVAIVLFATAFAAIAQQLAAIPPLTSPVVDTTGTIDATTRAQLEQQALALQKRKGAQLQILMIPTTQPEDIAQYATRAFDQYRLGRQKTDDGVLVIVAKDDHRARIEVGYGLEGAIPDAIASRVINEYMAPHFKQDDYAGGLTEATKVLTQIIDGEPLPAPMAGQDNAGDRVARHGNPMLGLIVAFFVAQFVRGLFGGTPAGVRGLIGGGVAGGVAWLLSHIAWIGAIGGLLGFILSLAGGRRVRYARDAGFGGWGGGGFGGGGFGGGGGGGWGGGGGMSGGGGASGSW; encoded by the coding sequence ATGCGCGCGCGTGCGCTCCTCGCCGTCGCGATCGTCCTCTTCGCGACGGCGTTCGCCGCGATCGCGCAGCAACTCGCGGCGATTCCGCCGCTGACGTCGCCGGTGGTCGACACCACCGGCACGATCGACGCGACCACCCGCGCGCAGCTCGAACAGCAGGCGCTGGCGCTGCAGAAGCGCAAGGGCGCGCAGCTGCAGATCCTGATGATTCCGACGACGCAGCCGGAAGACATCGCGCAGTACGCGACGCGCGCGTTCGACCAGTACAGGCTCGGCCGTCAGAAGACCGATGACGGCGTGCTGGTGATCGTCGCCAAGGACGACCACCGCGCACGCATCGAAGTCGGCTACGGCCTGGAAGGCGCGATTCCCGACGCGATCGCCAGCCGCGTCATCAACGAATACATGGCGCCGCACTTCAAGCAGGACGACTACGCGGGCGGCCTGACCGAAGCGACGAAAGTGCTGACGCAGATCATCGATGGCGAACCGCTTCCAGCACCGATGGCAGGGCAGGACAACGCGGGCGATCGCGTCGCCCGCCACGGCAATCCGATGCTGGGACTGATCGTCGCGTTCTTCGTCGCCCAGTTCGTGCGCGGCCTGTTCGGCGGCACGCCGGCGGGCGTGCGCGGCCTGATTGGCGGGGGCGTGGCCGGCGGCGTGGCATGGCTGCTGTCGCATATCGCCTGGATCGGCGCGATCGGCGGCCTGCTCGGCTTCATCCTCTCGCTCGCCGGCGGACGACGGGTGCGTTATGCGCGCGACGCCGGCTTCGGCGGCTGGGGTGGCGGAGGATTCGGCGGGGGCGGTTTCGGCGGCGGCGGTGGAGGCGGCTGGGGCGGGGGCGGTGGCATGAGCGGAGGCGGCGGCGCCTCCGGGAGCTGGTGA
- a CDS encoding TPM domain-containing protein, whose protein sequence is MRALRHLFAPSSARVFPPDALERIAGAIAASESRHTGEICFAVEAALPVRLALVDHAPRERAHDVFTRLRAWDTEANNGVLVYILLADRAIEIVADRGFKGRVSDEDWSTICRGLEAAMRDGDTEGGVMRAIEAISAQLERHFPRPADYVDTNELPDRPHML, encoded by the coding sequence ATGCGCGCGCTCCGCCATCTGTTCGCGCCGTCGTCGGCCCGCGTGTTTCCGCCCGACGCGCTGGAGCGCATCGCCGGTGCGATCGCCGCCAGTGAGTCGCGCCATACGGGCGAGATCTGTTTCGCGGTCGAAGCCGCGCTGCCGGTGCGCCTCGCGCTGGTCGACCACGCGCCGCGCGAACGCGCACACGACGTGTTCACCCGCCTGCGCGCCTGGGATACCGAGGCCAACAACGGCGTACTCGTCTACATCCTGCTCGCGGACCGCGCGATCGAGATCGTCGCCGACCGCGGCTTCAAGGGCCGCGTCTCCGACGAGGACTGGTCGACGATCTGTCGCGGTCTCGAGGCCGCCATGCGCGACGGCGATACCGAGGGCGGCGTGATGCGCGCGATCGAGGCGATCTCGGCGCAACTCGAACGCCATTTCCCCCGGCCCGCCGACTACGTCGACACCAACGAGCTGCCCGATCGCCCGCACATGCTGTGA
- the lgt gene encoding prolipoprotein diacylglyceryl transferase, with protein MTYLHDIDPIALHLGPVQVHWYGVMYMLGFIAAWVLGRRRIRAGRLPGVDDQAFGDMLFYGMLGVVLGGRIGYILFYAFGDFVKHPLMIVRIWEGGMSFHGGLLGVMTGVWLWCRRRNIHFMDAMDFLAPLVPLGLGFGRIGNWIGGELWGKPTGGSWGVIFPRSLPEPYLHMPMQQLRDLHAKGVLDVFARHPSQLYQAVLEGVVMASILWWFSSKPRPRYAVGGLFALLYGTFRFLVEFVRVPDAQLGYLAFGWLTMGQVLELPVIAFGLWCLWRARRSPTLQPQPVVATDAG; from the coding sequence ATGACGTATCTGCACGACATCGACCCGATCGCCCTCCACCTCGGTCCGGTGCAGGTGCACTGGTACGGGGTGATGTACATGCTCGGCTTCATCGCTGCCTGGGTGCTCGGCCGTCGCCGCATCCGCGCGGGTCGCCTGCCGGGCGTGGACGACCAGGCGTTCGGCGACATGCTCTTCTACGGGATGCTCGGCGTCGTGCTCGGCGGACGCATCGGCTACATCCTGTTCTACGCGTTCGGCGACTTCGTCAAACACCCGCTGATGATCGTGCGCATCTGGGAAGGCGGCATGAGCTTCCACGGTGGCCTGCTCGGCGTCATGACCGGCGTGTGGCTGTGGTGTCGACGTCGCAACATCCACTTCATGGACGCGATGGATTTCCTCGCGCCGCTGGTGCCGCTGGGCCTCGGCTTCGGTCGCATCGGCAACTGGATCGGTGGCGAGCTGTGGGGCAAGCCGACCGGCGGAAGCTGGGGCGTGATCTTCCCGCGCAGCCTGCCGGAACCGTATCTGCACATGCCGATGCAGCAGCTGCGCGACCTGCACGCCAAGGGCGTGCTCGACGTATTCGCGCGCCATCCGTCGCAGCTGTACCAGGCGGTGCTCGAAGGCGTGGTCATGGCGTCGATCCTGTGGTGGTTCTCCAGCAAGCCGCGTCCGCGTTACGCCGTCGGCGGCCTGTTCGCGCTGCTCTACGGCACGTTCCGCTTCCTCGTCGAATTCGTGCGCGTGCCCGATGCGCAGCTCGGCTACCTCGCGTTCGGCTGGCTGACGATGGGGCAGGTGCTGGAACTCCCCGTGATCGCCTTCGGCCTGTGGTGCCTGTGGCGCGCGCGCCGTTCGCCGACGCTGCAGCCGCAGCCCGTCGTCGCGACCGACGCAGGCTGA
- a CDS encoding diacylglycerol kinase, with product MADTVGHLPRHPLRIMKAAKWSIQGLCAAWTHESSFRLEVWLFVVLAPLAWWLGQSGVERALMIGSMLAVIAVELLNSSIEAVIERYGAEFHELAGRAKDMGSAAVFVMMLNVFVTWGAILVPRFSAHAA from the coding sequence ATGGCCGACACCGTCGGACACCTTCCGCGGCATCCGCTGCGCATCATGAAAGCCGCGAAGTGGTCCATCCAGGGCCTGTGCGCCGCCTGGACCCACGAATCCTCGTTCCGCCTGGAAGTCTGGCTGTTCGTCGTGCTCGCGCCGCTGGCGTGGTGGCTGGGCCAGAGCGGCGTCGAACGCGCGCTGATGATCGGCTCGATGCTCGCGGTCATCGCGGTCGAGCTGCTCAATTCATCGATCGAAGCGGTCATCGAGCGCTACGGCGCCGAGTTCCATGAGCTGGCCGGCCGCGCCAAGGACATGGGTTCGGCCGCGGTGTTCGTGATGATGCTCAATGTGTTCGTCACGTGGGGCGCGATCCTCGTGCCGCGCTTCTCCGCCCACGCCGCGTAA